TGCAGGGTAATCTATTCGGCGGCTTTGGCAATGGTCGTAGTATCGATATTCGCTTGCAAGGCATCGATCAGGAGGGCCTGGCCATAGCGGCGCAGCATGGTATGGATTTATTAAAAGACGCCTTTCCAGGGGCTAATGTAAGGGCTAATCCGAGCTTGGAGCAAGCAGAGCCAGAGATACAATTATCCCCTCAAGATACCCGCATGATGGAAGTGGGAATGGATCGCGATCGGGTGGCAAGCCTCGTTAGGTCTTTAGGTGACGGCTTGTATGTTGGTGAATATGTCAATGGTATTAAGCGGATGAATATCATTTTCAAGTCGCAGCAATGGTCAGATCCGGAACAGCTAGCGGTGATGCCTATAGTGACGCCTAGTGGAGAAGTTGTGCAATTGGGAGAGCTGGTGGGTCTGACGAGAACGGTAGGACCAAGCCAGATCCAGCGTATTGATCGACGACGCACCTTAAATTTATCTATAAACCCACCAGAAGATATGTCTCTGGAAGAGGCTATGGAAATAATAACCTCACAAGTTGAACCTAAATTGTTGGCGGTAATGCCTAGGGATGGCGTAATTAACTATGCAGGAAGTGCTGACAGTCTGAATACGGCAATCGGGACCATGGGACAAAATTTTCTGTTTGCGATGGCTTTGTTATTTGTGTTGATGGCAGGTTTATTTAGGTCATTAACCGACAGCCTGCTGGTTATTTTGAGTATTCCCCTAGCCACAGTGGGAGGGATCGTTGCCATTCAACTACTTAATTTTGTCAGTTTTCAACCGATGGATTTATTAACCATGATTGGTTTTATTATCCTACTTGGCTTAGTGGTCAATAATGCGATCTTGTTAGTTCATCAAACACGTATCTCACAGCAGCAAGGTATGACCCGCGAGCAAGCGGTAGAGCAAGCATTACTGCTGAGAATGAGGCCAATTTTTATGAGCACATTAACCTCGATTTTCGGCATGCTGCCGCTGCTATTGATGCCAGGAACTGGCAGTGTAATTTATCGAGGCTTGGCTGCTGTCATTGTTGGTGGCATGAGTGTCAGCACTATTTTCACCTTGTTGCTGCTGCCGACCATGCTGAATTTAACCGCTAAATTAAGCTCTATTTCAACTTCATCAGCAAACAAGGCCGAAATGGCAGGACAGCGATCATGAGAAGGTATTCCAAGAATAAAACTACTGCAAACTTACAGTTATCGAGCCTAATGGTTTTACTCAGCTGTTATCTGTTGGCCTTTGAGTCGCGCGCTCAGCAAGTTGAAGATGAACCCACTCCTGCATTAGTGGAAGTAGACAAGGTGCGAGCCGAGATGATAGCTCAGCATATATGGGTGCCGGGTTCCGTATTGAGTCGCACCGATTCGGATATTGCGTCTGAGGTCCCAGGCCGAATTACTTGGCTGGCTGAAGTGGGGGATATGCTCGAAGCGGGGGACATAATTGCAAAGGTTGATGATCACATGCTACAACTCAATTATCAGCAAAATGTTGCGAACATTGCCAAATGGCAGGCTAGGGTGACGTTACTGGAGCGCAAGTTACAGCGTTACAACACTATGGTAATGCAAGCAAATACGGCCAAAGATCAATTAGATGAAGTGGTATCTGAATTAGAAATAGCTCAACAGGAATTCAACCAAGCCAAAATCGATAAGAAGTTAACTGAATACAGATTAGCACAAAGCAATATCAAGTCTCCATTCAAAGCAATGGTCGTAGAGCGCTTGCAAAGTCCGGGGGAGTATATTGCTGTGGGTCAAAGGTTAGCGAGAATAGTTGATATTGATAACATTGAAGCCAGTATAAAAGCGCCTTTGTCATCGGTGCCCTATATTTCTCAAGGCTTGGAAGTAGTGGTAAAAGTAGGTGATAGGCAAAGTAATCAGACAATTCGCAGTATAGTCCCAGTAGGAGATCAGTCTTCTCGTATGATGGAAATAAGAGTAGCGCTTAAGTCTGGTGATTACGCTATTGGGGAGGCGGTTAGGGTGGCGCTGCCAAATAGTGAATATCATCACGGTTTGACTGTGCCTAGAGATGCACTAGTGTTACGCAAGTCAGGTGCCTATGTATATCAAGTAGACAGTAACTTGACTGCCAGACAAATTGCAGTCGAAACCGGTGTAGGCGTGGGGGATAGGATCGAAGTCACAGGCTTGCTAAACGGCCATCAGCCTGTGGTTATTCGCGGGGCTGAAAGATTGCGGGAAGGTCAAAAAGTACGCTACCAAGATAAAGCTAAAGACGTGGCTAAGTTATGACATTAGGGTTGTTAAGTTTCATACAGCAAATGGTATTCTGCGTCCGATTCCGCTACTTGTTTAAAGCCAAGAGTATTGTAGAGTTTTATAGCTGGATTCGATTTTAATACGCTCAACGCTATACTCCCATGGGATTGACCGGCTTTTTCCATCAAACTGGAGAGTAGACGGGTAGCAATTTTTTTGTTCTGAAAGTCGGGATGAATTTGAATTTGGATAACGACCCATTGATTATCATCTGCATGATATTTTAGTTTGAATAATCCTATGGGCTGCTGATTGAATTCGATTATTTTTGCATCTTCAAAACAATACTCTATACGCTTTAGGTGTTCCTCAGGCGCTGTAGACAATCCATCCTGACGCAAGTACTCGTCCATAGTTAATCGTCTCAACTCAAATAAAAAAGCCAAGTCTAATGGTGTGGCGGGACGCTGAGTAAAATTCATTTGACTATTTTCAAGGCAATTAAGGTCGTTGTAAAATATCGAACAATTGCTGCTGAATTTTGACCAAGTAAGGGTCTAGTTCTTTACGCTTTTGCCAACTATCAGCGATGGGCAAACATAGTAGTTGCTGGTTTTGTTCGCCTACCATAATGTCTCGTTTGCCCTCCAAAGCACATTCTACCGCATAGGCTCCTAGTTTAGTGGCTAGGACTCTGTCTTGGGAGACTGGCGAGCCACCTCGTTGTACATGGCCAAGTATTACTGGTCGGCATTCAACACCTGTTTTATCAGTTAATACTTTGGCGAGATCTGTCACTCCATTTGGCCAAAGATTTTCAGTGATAACTACTATATAGCTGGTACTGCCTCGACGTATTTTTCCTGCCTCTATGTGAGCAATAATGTTTTCTAACTCGTCATCACATTTTTGACTGAGTTCTGGCAACATCACTTGATCCGATGCCGAAGCGATCGCTGCGTTTAAGCCGATAAATCCAGCATGGCGTCCCATTACCTCGACTAAAAATACGCGCTCGAAAGCATCGGCGGTATCTCGTACCTTGTCAATGGATTCTAGCGCCGTTTCAATGGCTGTATAATAGCCTATGGTCGCATCACAGCCATATATATCATTATCGATGGTTCCGGGTAAGCCAATGACTTGCCCTTGCCAATGCTTGGCTAAGTGCTGGGCACCTTTGAAGGAACCATCCCCGCCAATTATCAGCAAGGCTTCCACACCTAATGCGTTTAGGTTTTTGGCGGCCAATTTAGCCGATTCATCAGAATAGAAATCTTTGCATCGCGCGCTATGTAAAATGGTGCCACCGCGCTGAATAATATTATGTACATTTTTGGAGCGTAAATTCAGATACTCTTGGTCCAGCAAGCCATTGTAACCATGGCGATATCCGATCACTTGCAAGTCATAATGTAAACCCGTTAATACTATAGCTCTAATACATGCGTTCATGCCCGGCGCGTCGCCGCCGGATGTTAACAAAGCAATTTTGCGCATTCACTTATACCTTAAATGACGGAATCTAATTATCAATACAGACTAGCAGTGCAATTACTGATTGAACATAGTTTAGCTGAAATTATAATTTTAAATGAACCACTTATGCTGTTAGCGAGTAATCTTTAGCAAGATCCCAAGGTTTATGAATTGTAAGCAAACATAAGCGACGGTTGTGTCTATTTTATTTAACGGGCAAACTTTGCATATACAGGGGGTTTGGGACTCAAGGGGAGAATATGAACATTAAGCACCATGGACTTTTAGCTATTTTGGTCATCTTATGGATGACAGGATGCTCATCAAAATTCGCTTACAACAACATTGATTGGATGCTGTATTGGTATGTTGATGATTATATTGAATTGGATAAGCGGCAAAAATCGTTGCTGGATGCAAAAATTGAAAAGTGGCATCGTTGGCACCGCCAAACTGAATTAGTCGAGTACAGACAGCAGTTACTAGAATTGAGAAGTAAGCTTCAATCTGGCCCCATGACCGAACAAAACTGGCTAGACGAATTGAACCGGGGCAATCAACATTGGCATCGCTTTCGCGAGCGGGTGGGGCCTGAGTTGCTTGAGCTGGCGAAGGAGCTCTCCGATCAACAGATAACCGACTTATTTGATTATTTAGAAAAAGATAATCTAGATGAGATAGAAGAACGTAACGAAGATACACCACAGCAGCGCTGGGTAGAAACTAAGCAAAAAACCCGTGAGCAAATAAAAGACTACTTTGGTAAGCTCAGCCAACAGCAAAAGGACTTGATTGACAATCACGTCGAACGCTTCCAGACGACATTTGACTATTGGATTGCATCCCGTCGTAAAGCGCAGAGTTATGCGAAGCAACTGCTGCTGGAGCGCCATGATAATCCAGACTACGCTCAACAATTGTATCAGGTGATGGAAAATCCAGATCAGTTTCGGTCGGCAGAATATATTCAAGCCAGTGAACAGAACCGCTTGGTATTCGCCCAATTATTGGCTGAATTAAACCAAACATTGTCGCCGAAACAACTGAAGCATGCAGTAAATGAAATTGACGATTTAGTTGACGATTTGACAGACTTGATAAATGATTAGCGCCTTTGTGAACTAGGTATTTCAAGGCGTCTATTTTGGTCAAGTGGAAAGGTATTTTTTTGTCCCTTATTACTGCAGTTTTATGGGGTGTTTTACCGATATTTTTACAAATAAGTTTGCAGGTATTAGATAGCCCAAGTATCACCTGGATACGTTTTCTGTTTGCAGCGATATTTGTATTTATTTTACTCCTGTCGCAACGAAAGCTGCCAATTATCTTGCAACCCCTTTCTAAGACTCAAGTGATTTTGCTGGTTGCAGCATTAGCCTTAGTCGCAAACTATGTCGCTAATGTAAAAAGCCTTGTCTATGTCAATCCAGAAACTGTGCAGGTGGTGATGCAGGTCGCACCATTGATGCTAATGTTGGGGGGGATCGTATTTTTCAAAGAACGTTTCAATCGCGTTGAAATGCTCGGTGTGATGTTACTTGTTGGTGGGTTAACGATGTTTTTCAGCCCGAATTTAGGCCTAATAACAAATACTTCAAGTGACTATGCGATTGGTGTTTTCCTAATCATTTTTGCAGCTGGCGCTTGGGCAGCCTATGCGTTATTGCAAAAAGTCTTACTGAAAACCTATAGCAGTAAGCAACTCACACTATTAATTTACTGCCTAGGTGTCATAACTTTACTGCCTTTTGTTGAGCTGACAGGATTGCAAAATATCAGTCCTGTGCAACTATTTGCGCTGATTTTTTGTTGTCTAAACACGGTGATTGCTTATGGCTGTTTCACAGAAGCACTTAATATTTGGAGTGCTTCAAAGGTAAGTGCTGTAGTGGCGACCGGTCCACTTTTCACCTTTTTGAGTATGCATATTGCTCAGCGATTATATCCAGATAAATTTGCCATGATCCCCCTCAGCGCTGTGGTGGTGGGTGGAGCGCTATGTGTTGTGATGGGCTCTATCACCATAGCGCTGGCTAAGCAAAAACCACGGATTTAATCTTTTTTGGAGGGTTGTTCTTTTTTAGCCTCAGCCCCTATTGGAGTTTCATTTTTTTTACATATGGTATCGTATTCATCTCGATAGTAGCGCAAGTTCAAACAAGCTTCTTCATATCGCAATTTTGCAGTCAAGGCTTGTTGAGGGTACTCGGTACGTTCCATGGTCTTGCGCAACCTTTCACATTCTTGATGTTGTTGCTTCACCTCTAAAATTTCTTCACAGGGGTTTTGTTTACTTGCGCAACCAGCCAACATTAAGATAATAGTGCTAACAAAAGTTATTTTGGAAATAGTAGTCAGGGGGGAGTTAATGGTCATTTACTTCTCTTAGGTAAGAATATGATGAGATTTAACATATTTCAGATTGGGCTAACAATAGCTGACAGTAAGGCAAAAATCTACTTCGCAATTTAAAATTACGCGCTAGACAACCGCTAAGTGACCGTCGCTGTGCAGACAGGCATGACATCAAATTGACCACAGTTATCTGGACCAGCATGCCAAAATCAACTTGTCGTGAGGTATTGAAAAATATAGCTGGGAGATAAACTTAAAACGCTATGGGATTGAATAGGGGGCAGGGCTTACAATTCGAACTGCTGATTGAGATTTAGCTTGTATAAAATAGCCGACTAAAGGCCGGCTATTTAGAATGTGGTGGAGGGGGCAGGATTCGAACCTGCGAAGGCTGAGCCGGCAGATTTACAGTCTGCTCCCGTTGACCGCTTGGGTACCCCTCCAAAGAGGCGCGTATACTAACAGAAAATTCCACGGTGTAAATAAGCATGTTGAAAAGTAGTTGAAATAACCTGGACAGGCATCAGGCATGGTTTCACTACGTGGACACCCACCGCCACACTACGTGGACACCCACCGCTATTCCCACCGCTATTTTTTCCCAATCAATTGGCACTGCGTGGACAGGCATCGCAATCTTGATGTGTAATCATGGGGTATGGCATAGCAAAACTGTGATTCAATTGGCACTGCGTGGACAGGCATCGCAATCTTGATGTGTAATCATGGGGTATGGCATAGCAAAACTGTGATTCAAATGAACACGGGTTTGGGTAAGTAGATTTATGTTTAAATTTTGAATGGAGTTTACGAAGTTGAAATTTGATAAAACAGCCGACTGAGGGTCGGCTACTTGCAATGTGGTGGAGGGGGCAGGATTCGAACCTGCGAAGGCTGAGCCGGCAGATTTACAGTCTGCTCCCGTTGACCGCTTGGGTACCCCTCCAAAGAGGCGCGTATACTAACAGAAAATTCCATGCTGTAAATAAAGATTAAAGTTTTTTAGATATAAAACGATAAAAAAGTAGTAGTAAAGGAATAAATGC
Above is a window of Aliiglaciecola sp. LCG003 DNA encoding:
- a CDS encoding DUF6279 family lipoprotein — protein: MNIKHHGLLAILVILWMTGCSSKFAYNNIDWMLYWYVDDYIELDKRQKSLLDAKIEKWHRWHRQTELVEYRQQLLELRSKLQSGPMTEQNWLDELNRGNQHWHRFRERVGPELLELAKELSDQQITDLFDYLEKDNLDEIEERNEDTPQQRWVETKQKTREQIKDYFGKLSQQQKDLIDNHVERFQTTFDYWIASRRKAQSYAKQLLLERHDNPDYAQQLYQVMENPDQFRSAEYIQASEQNRLVFAQLLAELNQTLSPKQLKHAVNEIDDLVDDLTDLIND
- a CDS encoding DMT family transporter produces the protein MVKWKGIFLSLITAVLWGVLPIFLQISLQVLDSPSITWIRFLFAAIFVFILLLSQRKLPIILQPLSKTQVILLVAALALVANYVANVKSLVYVNPETVQVVMQVAPLMLMLGGIVFFKERFNRVEMLGVMLLVGGLTMFFSPNLGLITNTSSDYAIGVFLIIFAAGAWAAYALLQKVLLKTYSSKQLTLLIYCLGVITLLPFVELTGLQNISPVQLFALIFCCLNTVIAYGCFTEALNIWSASKVSAVVATGPLFTFLSMHIAQRLYPDKFAMIPLSAVVVGGALCVVMGSITIALAKQKPRI
- a CDS encoding efflux RND transporter periplasmic adaptor subunit yields the protein MRRYSKNKTTANLQLSSLMVLLSCYLLAFESRAQQVEDEPTPALVEVDKVRAEMIAQHIWVPGSVLSRTDSDIASEVPGRITWLAEVGDMLEAGDIIAKVDDHMLQLNYQQNVANIAKWQARVTLLERKLQRYNTMVMQANTAKDQLDEVVSELEIAQQEFNQAKIDKKLTEYRLAQSNIKSPFKAMVVERLQSPGEYIAVGQRLARIVDIDNIEASIKAPLSSVPYISQGLEVVVKVGDRQSNQTIRSIVPVGDQSSRMMEIRVALKSGDYAIGEAVRVALPNSEYHHGLTVPRDALVLRKSGAYVYQVDSNLTARQIAVETGVGVGDRIEVTGLLNGHQPVVIRGAERLREGQKVRYQDKAKDVAKL
- a CDS encoding GNAT family N-acetyltransferase, producing the protein MNFTQRPATPLDLAFLFELRRLTMDEYLRQDGLSTAPEEHLKRIEYCFEDAKIIEFNQQPIGLFKLKYHADDNQWVVIQIQIHPDFQNKKIATRLLSSLMEKAGQSHGSIALSVLKSNPAIKLYNTLGFKQVAESDAEYHLLYET
- a CDS encoding ATP-dependent 6-phosphofructokinase, yielding MRKIALLTSGGDAPGMNACIRAIVLTGLHYDLQVIGYRHGYNGLLDQEYLNLRSKNVHNIIQRGGTILHSARCKDFYSDESAKLAAKNLNALGVEALLIIGGDGSFKGAQHLAKHWQGQVIGLPGTIDNDIYGCDATIGYYTAIETALESIDKVRDTADAFERVFLVEVMGRHAGFIGLNAAIASASDQVMLPELSQKCDDELENIIAHIEAGKIRRGSTSYIVVITENLWPNGVTDLAKVLTDKTGVECRPVILGHVQRGGSPVSQDRVLATKLGAYAVECALEGKRDIMVGEQNQQLLCLPIADSWQKRKELDPYLVKIQQQLFDILQRP